TTTTTTAAGTCTGCATTTCTCTTTACCGTAGTTGCCGCCTTTCTTCCTTATTACGGTTTTCCCCAGGTTGCTGATACATTTGTTGCTGATTCAGTGGTTGTTACCAATCCAGATAGCGCCTACGCGGCGCTTTCCGAGCCGGAAAAACGTTTTTCGCGCAATGCCGTGGCGGGTATAAAAGTCGCCGAAGGTTTGGAAGCGACACTGTTTTCTTCTGAACCAAATGTAGTCAATCCGATCAATATCGACGTCGACCATCGTGGCAGGGTGTGGGTTTGTGAAGCTTACAACTATCGCCCAGCCGTTAACGGAAAATCGGAACTGGGAATGGGCGACCGCATTCTGATCCTGGAAGACAAGGATGGTGACGGAAAGGCGGATGTTACCAAGGTTTTTTACCAGGGCCCTGAAATCAATGCGCCGCTGGGTATTTGGGTAATGGGTAATAAGGCCATTGTGTCACAAAGTCCTTATGTATGGCTGTTTACTGACACAAACGGCGATGATAAAGCCGATACCAAAGAGATCTTGTTTAAAGGAATAGGCGGGGTGCAAAGCGATGCGGGTATCCATGCATTCGTTTTCGGGCCGGACGGAAAATTCTATTTCAATTTCGGAAATGCAGGCAGGCAGCTTGTCGATGGAAAAGACAGACCGTTGCTTGATAAATACGAAAGGCCGATCGATTTCAGACAATTTAAACAAGGCGTTGTTTTTCGCTGTGAGCAGGATTTTACCAAAGTCGAAATAATGGCCGAAAACTTTCGGAACGGCTTTGAAGTGGCTGTCGACAGTTATGGAACGATGTGGCAGTCGGACCAGGAAGAGCCGGGACATGGGGCCGACCGGGTTTCGTATGTAATGGAAAACGGAAATTTCGGTTATATCGATGAAATGACTGGCGCCAGCTGGCGACTCAACCGGACCAATCTCGAAGACGAAATTCCGCGCAGGCACTGGCATCAGAACGACCCGGGCGTAGTACCGGATTTACTGCAAACGGGCTCTGGATTTCCGATGGGAATTACGATCTATGAAGGAGAGCTGCTGCCGCGGCGCTATTGGGACCAGATATTACTTGCCGACGCGGGACAGCGATACGTAAGTGCATTCCCGGTGGAAAATGATGGGGCCGGCTACAAATCGACCGGAATTGTACCGGTCGTTGAAGGTACACGCGACAAATGGTTCAGGCCGACGGACGTTTGCGTTGCTCCCGACGGCTCACTGATCATTTCCGATTGGTATGATCCCGTGATTGGTTCTAATCAAATGAAGGATAAGAGCCGTGGCCGAATATTCAGGGTTGCGCCTCCGGGAGTGCCGTATCAAATACCTGTTTTCGATCTGAATAACCCTGAGGAAGCGGTTAAAGCATTACAGAGCCCGAATTTGTCGATGCGCTACCTTGCCTGGAATGCCTGCGTGAAGCACGGGTGGAATGCGGAACCATACCTTGAGGAGCTTTTCAACAAGTATAATGCAAGCCCGAAACTGCGTGCCAGGGCATTGTGGGTGCTCAACCGCATTGAAGGTTTCAACTACCGGGCACTCGATATTGGTTTTCGCCATTTGAACCCTAATATCAGGATTACTGCCTTACGCGCTGTGCGTCAACGTAATAGCGATCCTACCGAATATATCAAAAGACTTACTGCTGATCCCGACCCGCAGGTTCGGCGGGAATGCGCACTCGCGATCAACCACAATCACACTTATGAAGCATTGGATGTGTGGCTGCAACTGGCGAAGCAGTACAAAGGAAATGACCGCTGGACTGTGGAAGCGCTGAGTATCGGTGCTTTTGATCAATGGGAACGGATTTTTCCAGCCTGGCTTGAAAGACAAAAAGGTAAACCTACTGCCACCGATGCCGGTAAAGATATTATCTGGCTGGCGCGAACCCGGCAAGCCATTCCCTATCTGACGGAGGCCGCTGCTGATACCTCAGTAGATTTCAAGAGTAGGTTGAGGTATTTCCGCGCATTCGATTTCTTCCGCGCAGGGTATGAGAAAACACAGGCGCTGCTGAATGTGTTGACAGTTCCTGCAAGCGACCGCATTGAAGTGAGTAAGCTGGCATTGCTGCATTTGGATAAATCATTTGTAAAAAACTCCCAGCAAGGATTATCAGCCTTGAACAAATTGCTGAACGAAACTTATGGTACCGAGCATTATATCGATTTAATGACACGTTACGAGCTGGAATCAGAAAATGACCGGCTACTTAAGATGGCATTGGAAAAGTCGGAGGATGTGCTTGGAAGAGACGCCGGGGCATTGCTCCTGGAACAAGCCGGGATATCTTATGTTACCCAAAAACTTGCGGGGATGAATGAAGCAAAAAAAATTGCTTTATTGGCTTCAATTCAAACTGTTGGAAGCGCCGAATCAGTTTACCTGCTGCGTTCCACGGCGGTCAACCCGGATGAACCGGCTGCTGTGCGCACGAACGCGGCGAAATTTCTTGGAGCAAGCTGGCCCGGAGAAGAAGCGGTGGTGAAGTTACTTGTGGATAACCGGCTGGCAGGTGAAGTAAAAGAAAGCGCACTGGACGGAGTCCGTAATGCATTCAGAGAGGAAATAAAAGCACAGCTCGCACCATATTTCCCTAAGCCGGTAGTGCAGGAAGCTGAAAAGGCACCTGAGAAGCCTGCTTTGAGAAAAGAAAGGCGGAAGAAGCGAAGATCCTGACAAAAACGCATTTTAAAATAATGAGTGCGGTTTTGAGGTAAATTGGCGCATTTCGTTTCTTTACATTTCAAACATAACTCAAAGAAAAACATGCTTCGTAGAAATTTTGTAAAATCTACACTAGGCCTGGCGGGTGCAGCAGTGGCAGCTAATGATGCTTTTGCCGGCCAGCAGGCTCCAACTGCCAAGAATCAGTTTAAGCTCAAATACGCACCTCATTTCGGAATGTTTCAGAACAAAGCCGGAAAAGGTGTTATTGACCAGTTGAAATTTATGGCCGCTAATGGCTTTATGGCGCTTGAAGACAACGGTATGATGGGCCGCCCGGTGCAGGAACAAGAGGCAATTGCGAAAGAAATGACGCGCCTGGGGATGCAGATGGGTGTTTTTGTGGTAGATAAAGGTGGAAACGGAGCCAATACCCTTGCAGCCGGTAAACAGGAGTATATCGATATATTTCTCAACGGATGTAAGAAAGCCGTCGAGGTAGCGAAGCGTGTCAATGCAAAATGGATGACTGTTGTGCCCGGTGATTTTGACAGAAGTTTACCCATAGGCGTTCAAACCGGACATGTGATAGATGCATTGCGCCGCGGTGCAGAAATTTTGGAACCGCACGGGCTGGTCATGGTGCTGGAGCCGCTCAGCGACACACCAAACTTATTTCTGCGAACTTCCGAGCAGACCTACGAAATATGCCGCGGGGTGAACAGTAAAGCCTGCAAGATCCTGTATGATATTTACCACATGCAGAAAAACGAAGGCCGCCTGATCTACAATATCGACAAAACATGGAGTGAAATCGACTATTTCCAGATTGGCGACGAGCCCGGGAGAAAAGAGCCGACAACCGGCGAGATCAACTACAAAAACATTTTCAAATACATTTACGACCGTAGCAAGAAAGAGAATAAATCATTCATCATGGGCATGGAGCACGGAAATTCACAATCCGGCGCCGAAGGTGAAGACGCGCTGATCAAGGCGTATGTGGAGAGTGATGCGTTTAAGGTTTAGGGCTGTTGGCTTTTAGCCGTTAGCTATTGGCTGTTAGCTTTTTTATCGTATTTAAATACAAAAACCGGAAGTAGGCCAAACTACCTCCGGTTTTTGTCGCTAAAAGCTAAAAGCTAAAAGCTAAAAGCTAAAAGCTAAAAGCTAAAAGCTAAAAGCTAAAAGCTAATTAGCTGCAAACAACCACTGAATTTTCAGCTTTTTCGTCCACACCTGCTGGCACGTATTTGTCTGCTTCCCAGTCGTTTTCCCATTTCTCACCGTCCAGGATATAACGGAACTGGTGTTCTCCTGCAGCTAGTTCTACAATACCTTTGAAAGATCCGTCTTTTTGTTTTTTAAGCACAACCGCCTCAGGATTCCAATCGTTAAATTCGCCAACAACGGCTACCGTTTTTGCGTCTGCGGCTGCTTCCGCGGGAAGAGTAAATGTTACTTTGTAAACAGACTTGCTCTTTACAAATTGTTTTGCTAATGCCATAATTAAGTAGTGTTAAATAATCAATGGCACAAATATACAATCAAAAATTATTCAAATCAATGAATATCAATACTGTATACGTTATTGATCTTTGAAAAATTATAAACAAGCTAATAAACCTCATTTTTTTACAAGCCAGATTTACAACGTTTTATCTCAACGTATATCGCATTCCCAAAAATAACCGGCGAGTCTGATTAGGCGCAAAAACGTAAGATGGGTCGAAGGTAAGACGGTGGGGATTTTCGGGAGTTGCAATCACGTGGCCATTATCGTCGAACTTAACATTTTTATCAAATGGATCATTGGATCTGGCAATGGAGTTGGCTGGTGGCGTGAAATTGAGCAGATTTTTAACCCCTCCGTAAATTTCCAGTCCGTTATCAAATTTCTTGGTTGCCTGAATATTTTGAAGCGACCAGATTGGCGAGGTTCTCGCACGCGGATCGTCTTCGCTTAATACCGGCAGTCGCATTGGTCCGTACATATTACCCGTGTAGTCCAGCGAAATACCTGCTTTCTGGATCTCATAATTGACAGACCATACGCCCGTAAATCTTTCCGTCAGCACCGGACGGAAACGTACGCCATTTTCTTTCTGGAAGTTATCCATTAACGTTCCTCCGGCTATTATTTTAAGCGGAAAAGGAAAATTGAAATCCAGGTTCAAACTGATCCCCTTTGAAACTGCATAGCCGTCGAGGTTATCATAAATGATCTGGTTGGGATCAGTATCATAATCTGGCAGGATCCGGTTTGTAAAATGCGTGTAAAAGACGGAGGCATCGAAACCGATGAAAGAACTGCCAGTCACGATCTTTTTCACCAGATTGATATTTGCATTCCAGCTTTGCTCCGGATTAAGTGCTTCTTTTACAATTACTTGCCGAGATCCTGTGAGTGCCGCGTGGTCTTCTGTGAAGAGATTCACGATGCGGAAACCGCGACCTACATTCAGACGAACGACGTCAGTCTGGTTAAATTTGAACTTATAGGCAGCCCGGGGTGTAAAAATACTTCCATGCCGGCTATTGAAATCATATCGGGCACCGAGCAGCAGCGAATGCGCGCCTGATTTAATTTCATCCTGCACAAAAAAACCCGGCAGATAAATCTTGTCAGCATGATCTTTTCCGTCCAGATAGCGGGTAGCAGGGGTATTGTCATTATAATAGGTATATCTGAAAGGCGTACCAACCAGCAGGTTATGCTTGCCGATTTCTTTGTCCCAAAGCAGCTGGGCAAAAGCGATTTTCTGATCGGCCAGGAAAGGGACATTTCCGTAAACGGAATTCTGGTTATGTGAACTGAACGAATATTGGAGGGTGACCTTTTCACTCACCGGCAACTGGTAGTTGCCAAGTACTTCATAGCGGGAAGTATAAATGCTTTCTCCGTAAACCTCGTCGCCGCCGCGGAAAGTTTTGTTCCAGTTCATTTGCCCGCCCCATCGATCTTCATAATAGTACCGTGCAGCAATATTGGCCTGCCGGTTGTTTTTTAAGTTGAAAGACCATTTATTAAAAACCGAAATCCGGTTTTGTAACGTCATATCCGTAAATCCATCTTTGTTGCGGTCGAGCGGATTCTGGTAATTAAAATAATTCACCCCGATCAGCGAGCTGACGTTCTTACCGGGAGTCAGTTTCATGCCGAGGTCCAGATTGTAGTCGAGCCAGCTGGTGCTGAAAGCGTCCGCCGAGAAAATGGGCGCTTTGGATGGGTTTTTGGTAATGATATTGATCAGCCCGCCCACAGCCTCTGACCCATAAAGTGTTGAAGCAGGTCCTTTTACGAGTTCAACCCTTTCAATCAGACTATTTGGTATTCCCGAAAGTCCGTAAACGGTAGAAAGACCGCTCACCATCGGCATTCCGTCAATCAGCACCATGGTGTATGGGCCTTCCAGTCCGTTCATGTGAATATCGCCAGTGTTGCACACATTGCAATTCAGCTGCGACCTCACACCGTTTACATAGCTTAACCCTTCAAAAATGCTGGGTACCGGGTTTTTATAAAGAAATTTGGCAGTGATAATATCCACAGGCACCGGACTGTCGAGCTTGGAGACTTCCTTCATCGTTCCCGTCACCACTACCTCTTCCAATGCATTCGCGCCCGATTTGAAAATGAAATTTTTGACCAGGTCCTGCCTAATAGATACATTTTTCTCCGTGATCGTGGGCATTGAAATATAGCTGACTCTAACCGTATACGTTCCACCGGGAATGTTGGCAATGTGATAATTTCCAAGTGTATCTGCTGTCGTTCCGATTTTTAGCTGCTCAATATAAACGGAGGCTCCAAAGGCGCTTTCCGTTTGACCTTCGAGCGAAATATTGCCGGTCAACACAAATTGAGCTTGCGAAGTTGTTCCTAATATGCACAGAATGAATAGTATGTATAGCTTCATAGGTATTCAAAACAATTATTTAATTTACTCTGAAATATAATTTAGGTAAATCTAAAAATATAACTTGGCAAATAAAAATACTACATACAGGCAGCACGAAATTTTTTAGGGAAACTATCTCGCTACTATCTGCGGTTAGGTGAAAGGAAGTTTTTCCAGCCACGATCGGGCCGGGAATTATTTATTCACACAACAATGGATTTATGTTAAAGAAGTTTTTAAAACCGATTAAACTGCCTGCATCGGCAGATTTTGGGATACTGACCCTGCGGGTTGGCATATCCTGTTTAATGCTCACACACGGATACGCGAAGCTTTCAGGTTACCTGAGCGGTGACCATTCTTTTGCCGACCCGATCGGAATCGGTGAAGAGTTATCTTACATTCTCACGATCTTAGCGGAATTCGGCTGCTCGGTGCTGCTGATACTTGGTTTATTTTCAAGAGCGGCATTGATCCCTCTCATTTTTACGATGATCGTCGTGGCATTTGTCGTCCACGGCCCGGATCCTTTTGCCAAAAAAGAACACGCAGTCTCGTTCCTGCTCACTTATCTGACCTTATTCTTCACAGGTCCCGGGAAGTATTCGATTGATAGTAATCTATATAGGTAAACAAAAAACCCCGCTTCTGAATTGGAAGCGGGGTTTTTGTTATTGTGACCATTTGGTTGGCTGTCTGTCCCAGCGGTGGTTTTTCATTAGATCAGCTACTTTCGGTGAAAGCGGATTTCCGTCACTTACGGCTACGTTCGAGCGTACATGTGGCAATTTTCGCATTCCGGGAATGGTAGTATGTACATCCGGATTATTCAGAATGAAGCGTAATGCGAGTTCCGGCATCGTCATTCCTGCCGGAATATCTGCCCGCAGCGCCTCCGCGTGGTCGACACTCGCATTCAGATTTTCCGGAACAAAATAGGTGGATCTCCAATCGTCGGCCGGAAAGACGGTTTCTTTGGTCAATGTACCCGTCAGCGTGCCTTCGTCGAAAGGTACCCGCGCGATCACTGCAATATCTTTCTCGCGGCAAAGCGGGAAAAGATTGTCCTCCGGCGCCTGGTCAAAGATATTATAGATTACCTGCACGGCATCGATCAGCCCGGTTTTCAGCGTTTCTAATGCATTATCCGGCTCCCAGCGGTTGATACTGATTCCCCAGGCGCCCACTTTTCCTTCCTGCGTCAGCTTTTGAATCGCCTCTTTCCATTCGTCTTCCTGTGCCCAGTTATCTTCCCAAACGTGGAATTGCAACAGGTCGATTTGCTCGGTACCCAGGTTTTGAAGACTTTTTTCAGTGTATTCGATGATATAGTCTGCAGGGAAAACATCAGCCAGTTTAAACTCTGGTCTCGACGGCCAGGCTCGGTTTTTCGGCGGAATTTTTGTCGCTGCATATATCTTTTTGCCAGGATATCTTTTAATAAGATCTCCCAGGATACGCTCACTTAAACCTTCCCCGTAGCCCCAGGCTGTATCAAAGAAGTTTACACCTGATTCCACGGCCAGGTTTAACGAATCATCGGTCTCTTTGCGGTCGGAGCCGGTCCAGCCGGCAAGGCCCCACATTCCATATCCGATTTCACTGACCTGCCAGTTTGTGCGTCCAAAACGACGGTATTGCATTTTGTTTTTGTTTAGTGTTCCGGGTTTAAAGGAAAGCATAGAACCTTTTTAATGCAATAGAAATACATTTGTATTGTTTTAATTTAATATTCCGGCGCTGGCCGGTAAGTAAACCAACGTGTTCGGGGAAAGAGGATTCATGATAAAAATGTTTTTGATGACAGTAAAAAGAGCAGCGGGATTGCTGCTGATTGTTGGTATTTCGGCCTTTATCAATCAAAGTGAAACTTCACCAGAACTATCCGACTACTGCGCCGCATTTAATCAGATACAGCTTGATATCCGCGACTCTGCTATTAGTCCTGATTCTGCCCGTAATGCTTTCGGCGAAGTAATGCGTAATATCAGGAGGTTAGCAAGGACCGATACCTGTCGCGGTATCGATTCCGCTTATTTTGTGTATCCGGTCGAATCTTATCTGCCAAGGGAATCAATCGGTTCGAGAGGGAAAGGATACAGGCCAAACGGGTTTGATCTTTTTGATATGAACGTATCCGGAAGTCACCCCGCACATGATCTTTTTGTAAGAGACAAAGATCAGGATAATCTCGACGACAGGACCTGGAAGCCGATCAATGTGCTTTCGTTTACGTCAGGAATGGTGTTGGCGACTGAAACCGGCTGGAAATACGACAGCGAATTGCGCGGCGGAAACTGGATCTGGATCTACGATCCCTGCCTCGACGGACTATTTTACTACGCACACAACAATATTGTTGAAGTACAGCCCGGGCAAAGTGTGAGAGCGGGAGATAAAATCGCCGAAATGGGTCGCAGCGGCTATAATGCGTACAAAAAACGCTCGCCGACGCACGTGCATCTGATGTACCTGCAACTGGACAGCCTTGGCATGCCCGAGCCTTACAATACCTACGAGTGGATGCTACAATCCATTGTAAAAAGCGATCCCGAGATGTAATTGTGATTCCCGCGGATTATCAATAAATTGTAGCTGACTCAATTACCATTTCCTATAACCCAACCTTATGAACAATCGCCGTTCCTTTTTCAGAAAGAGCGCAGCCCTCGGCATGGGCGCTTTCGGTGTCGACAGCCTTTTTAACGAACTCCACGCAGAGCATTTCAGCAATGCAGAAAAATACTGGAAAGCAGACAGTAGTGACAATGAAGATTACTGGTCGGTGATCCAGGATGCTTATACTGCCAGCAAAAGCGAAATTATCATTTTAAATAACGGGGGAGTTTCACCTTCTCCGCTGGCTGTGCAGGAAGCTTTGGAAAAATATAACAAAGCAGCGGCGCAGGGACCTTCCTATTATATGTGGCGGATCATGGACAAAGGCCGTGAGCCACTCCGCCAGCGCCTGGCCAAACTGGCGGGCTGCGACGCCGAAGAAATTGCGATCAACAGGAATGCGACCGAAGCCTTGAATACCGTTATTTTCGGACTTCCGCTGCAAAAGGGAGACGAAATAATCGGTACCATACAGGATTACCCGAATATGATCCAGGCATGGAAACAGCGTGAGATGCGCGATGGGCTGGTTTACAAACAGTTATCTTTCGATTTCCCGATTGAAAACGACGAGCAAATCGTGAAAGCATTTGCCGATGCAGTTACGCCCAATACCAAGATCATCCACGTAACCCACATTATCAACTGGGTAGGGCAGATTATGCCGGTGAAAAAGATTTGTCAAATGGCACACAGCAAAGGCATTGAAGTGGTAGTCGACGGGGCGCACACATTCGGATTATTGGATTACAGGATACCGGATCTGGAATGCGATTATTTTGGGACCAGCCTGCACAAGTTCCTGAGTGCGCCCGTAGGCAGTGGAATGATGTGGATCAAAAAAGACAAGATCGGGAAAATCTGGCCGCTTCTTTGTAACAGCCAGCCCAAAAGTGGAGATATCCGGAAATTTGAGACGCTGGGAACGAGAAGCTTTCCAATTGAACAGGCGATTGGTGAGGCAATTAATTTTCAGGAGGGGATCGGCTCAAAAAGGAAACAGGAGCGGGTTCATTTCCTGAAAAAATACTGGGCGGAAAAAGCAGCACAAATTCCAGGCGTTAAAATCCATACTTCCATGAAGCCCGAATATTCCTGCGCGATTGCCGGGGTAAGTGTCGACGGAATGAAGCCCGAGGAAGTCGACGGAAAGCTGATGAAAGATTATAAGATTCACACAGTGGGCATCAACTGGGAAAATATCCATTGTGTCAGGGTAACCCCGCACGTTTACACCAAGCTTTCTGATCTCGATAAACTGGTGGGCGCTTTGGAAAAAATTGCTAAAAAAGCGTAACTGCGGTATTATTTTTAGTAACCAAGGCATAATCTATCAAAAGGTTATGCCTTATTTTTTTCAAAATGGTGGTAAAACCGCTGGTAAAGCATTTGTGCATTTTAATCCTGAATAATGTACCATTTGAAAGATTGTAGCAGTTTGCCGCCGTTAAAAAGTGTATTTTTAGATATTGTCAGCATTCAAAACCAATAGTATGGCACAAATAAGGAAAGGTTCTTTCATCAGGAGTGTGAAGGATATCAGTATCGGCGGCGCACTGGCTATTGCTTTGCTCTCGGGCATTTCACTGGGCAGTTGCTCTTCCAATGAGGAGGACGAAGCGGCTTACAGCTATGAGGAGACAACTTTTACGAAAGGGATCCGGTCGCATATCAAGGAAGTGAAACCCGGCGAATTCAAGATTGTCAGCGAAGATAACGTACCGCCCGATAGCTCAGGCGCAGTGGTAACATACCTCGACGGCCACACAGATAAGCTGAGCCCGGAAGCCGCAAAAGCGCTGATCGACGAAGAAATCAAGAATAATCAGTCTTACGTGGGTCATCACAGCGGGTTATCCACTATGCTGCTTTACGGCGGAATGGGCTATTTACTGGGCAGAAATTCCAGCAATGGTTATATCAACAACTTCCGTAACTCCGGCCCGCAGAATCCGGGCGCATTTTACAGCAATCCATCCGCGTACCAAAAGTCGCAAAGCACATTCAGACAGGTAGATGCTTCCCGCACGACGCGCACGGTCAATACCAGGCCGAGTGGAGGCAGAAAAGGATTTTTCGGTCGCTCATCTTCCAGAAGCGGAGGTTAAACAATATTGAAAATGGTAGAAGTAAGAACGCTGGTCGATGGACCTGAACGTGCACTCCGCAATGCCGGGTGGGATTGGATGCTCGGAACGGATACCGTTCCTTATGTGGTAAATGACGTGGTAGTAATCAAGGAGGAGCTGGCGAACCAATATTATGACGCCGCTAATACGTTATATGATATGCTGGTAGAAGCCGGGCAGTATGTTGTTGATAATAAGATATATAAAGACCTTGGGATTCCGGAAAACCTGATTGAGCTGATCGAGATATCCTGGAATGATGACCGGCATATTCATCTTTACGGCCGTTTCGATCTGGCCGGCGGGTTTGAGAACGACCAGATCAAACTAATCGAATTCAACGCGGATACAGCAACCTGCATACCAGAAACTTCAGTGGTACAGTGGGCTCATTTGCGGATGAATGGGCTCGATGAGGCTAAGCAGTTCAATACACTCTATGAAACGCTTGTTGGACAGTTCCAATATCTGAAAGATGCAAATCCGGACCTGACCCCTTCCATTCTTTTTTCAACCATGCGGGATTATCCCGAAGATGAAACGAATGTGGCGGTGCTGGCCGCCGCTGCAAGTGAGGCCGGGTTCGATACTGAATTTGCGTTTATCGACGATGTGGAATTTTCAAACGGCGACGGCATATTTTTTCAGGACACCACTACGGGAGAATTCATCCGCTTCGATTTCTGGTTCAAGCTGGTACCGTGGGAATACATCGGTTCCGACGAGCCCGAACTGGCACAAATGCTAACCCAGATCGTAAAAAACAGAAAGGCAGTGATACTTAACCCTGCTTACACGCTGCTGTTTCAATCTAAATACATTCTTAAGGTCTTGTGGGACTTATATCCTTACCACCCGCTTTTGCTGCAGACCGAGCGCTATGCGCTGCCACATAAACAATCGGTTAGCAAGGTATTGTTTGGCAGGGAAGGGGCAAATGTTTCAATTCTGGAGAAAGGAGGTTCGGTACTGGAAACGGTCGAAGGTGAGTATGGTAGCCAGCCGCGGATCTATCAGGAGTATTTTCCGTTTCCTGCTGATTCGGAAGGACGAAACTACCAGGCTGGCGTGTTTTTTTCGGGAGAAGCCTGTGCGCTGGGCTTGCGGCGTGGAGGTAATATACTGGATAATACTGCCCAGTTTATCGGCCATGTCATAGCGTGAAATGTAGAATTAGGAGCTGCTGGTCAGTTTGTTGTAATTTTTTGGATGCCAAAAGTACATCAAATCAACCGCAGGCTAACATATTTGACCGTTGGCTAAACTTTATGAAAAAAAATGAGCTCGTGTGTTAATGTTTGCAAGGATTATCGCAATAGCTGCTGGTACGGAATTATAAATAGTTCTGATTTTATCAATTAGCCGGCAGCAGTCAACCATTCCGAAATTCTTAAACATAACCGTTATGATACACGAGAAAATTTTCCACCTAAAAAGTGGCAGAGAGGTGAAGATAGTTGTCAAAGGCTATTTTTTAAATGACAATCCGCAGGTTAATACCGAATACGAGGTTTTGATAAAGGAGCCCAAAGAAATGTTTTTTCGCACACCGATAGGAGCCAATCATCCTCAATACTGGAAAATGAAACGGTCGACAACTCAACAGGCTAAATTATTAATGCTTGAATACAGCGGGATTTCCCAAAGACAAGTCAGCCTGGCAATCACAGAGTTCAACAAAATTGCAAATTTCCCGGCTGCACAAATCGGGATCCAGTATGAGAGTGAGCTCGTGTAAGATTACAAGTTAATCATTCAAAAACCGGCATCTGTTCACACAGTGCCGGTTTTTTAGTTTCAAAGTGACTACGATTTTTAAACCGGAAGTATAATTTAAGATAGAATAAGCTTTTAAACCAAACTCAACAATATTCTCAGCATGCTTAATTCGAACGCACAAGTAGCTGTTGTAACCGGCGCTGCCTCGGGCCTGGGCCTGGTAATCGGTCATAAGCTCTTAAACGAAGGGCTGACCGTAGCGTTACTCGATCTGGACAAGGAAGGACTTGAAGCACAGTATGTTGGAAATAACGAGCAGGAAAAGATAATACCACTGGACGTCACCGACGAACAAGCAGTCAAAGAATCGGTCAATGAAATCATCAGCCGGTTCGGAAGAATAGACATTTTAGTCAATTGTGTAGGTATCACGGGGATAACCAACGTCAAAAGCCATGAGGTGAGCAGTGAAAATATGAGAAGGGTTTTCGACGTCAATTTTATGAGCGCGTTTTATATGTCCAAAGCGGTGATTCCGCATATGCTGGAAAGAAAATACGGCCGCATATTACATATCGCATCCATCGCTGGCAAGGAAGGAAATGCGGGAATGCTGGCTTATTCTGCATCAAAAGCCGCGATAATCGGAATGACGAAAGTGCAGGGGAAGGAATATGCAGAATGCGGGATAACCATTAACGCGTTGGCCCCTGCCGTGATCCAAACCCCGCTTGTGGATGCAATGCCACCTGAGCAGGTTAGGTATATGACAGATAAAATACCAATGAAGAGATGTGGAACGCTGG
This Dyadobacter sp. UC 10 DNA region includes the following protein-coding sequences:
- a CDS encoding DoxX family protein → MLKKFLKPIKLPASADFGILTLRVGISCLMLTHGYAKLSGYLSGDHSFADPIGIGEELSYILTILAEFGCSVLLILGLFSRAALIPLIFTMIVVAFVVHGPDPFAKKEHAVSFLLTYLTLFFTGPGKYSIDSNLYR
- a CDS encoding aldo/keto reductase, with protein sequence MQYRRFGRTNWQVSEIGYGMWGLAGWTGSDRKETDDSLNLAVESGVNFFDTAWGYGEGLSERILGDLIKRYPGKKIYAATKIPPKNRAWPSRPEFKLADVFPADYIIEYTEKSLQNLGTEQIDLLQFHVWEDNWAQEDEWKEAIQKLTQEGKVGAWGISINRWEPDNALETLKTGLIDAVQVIYNIFDQAPEDNLFPLCREKDIAVIARVPFDEGTLTGTLTKETVFPADDWRSTYFVPENLNASVDHAEALRADIPAGMTMPELALRFILNNPDVHTTIPGMRKLPHVRSNVAVSDGNPLSPKVADLMKNHRWDRQPTKWSQ
- a CDS encoding M23 family metallopeptidase, which gives rise to MTVKRAAGLLLIVGISAFINQSETSPELSDYCAAFNQIQLDIRDSAISPDSARNAFGEVMRNIRRLARTDTCRGIDSAYFVYPVESYLPRESIGSRGKGYRPNGFDLFDMNVSGSHPAHDLFVRDKDQDNLDDRTWKPINVLSFTSGMVLATETGWKYDSELRGGNWIWIYDPCLDGLFYYAHNNIVEVQPGQSVRAGDKIAEMGRSGYNAYKKRSPTHVHLMYLQLDSLGMPEPYNTYEWMLQSIVKSDPEM
- a CDS encoding aminotransferase class V-fold PLP-dependent enzyme, which encodes MNNRRSFFRKSAALGMGAFGVDSLFNELHAEHFSNAEKYWKADSSDNEDYWSVIQDAYTASKSEIIILNNGGVSPSPLAVQEALEKYNKAAAQGPSYYMWRIMDKGREPLRQRLAKLAGCDAEEIAINRNATEALNTVIFGLPLQKGDEIIGTIQDYPNMIQAWKQREMRDGLVYKQLSFDFPIENDEQIVKAFADAVTPNTKIIHVTHIINWVGQIMPVKKICQMAHSKGIEVVVDGAHTFGLLDYRIPDLECDYFGTSLHKFLSAPVGSGMMWIKKDKIGKIWPLLCNSQPKSGDIRKFETLGTRSFPIEQAIGEAINFQEGIGSKRKQERVHFLKKYWAEKAAQIPGVKIHTSMKPEYSCAIAGVSVDGMKPEEVDGKLMKDYKIHTVGINWENIHCVRVTPHVYTKLSDLDKLVGALEKIAKKA
- a CDS encoding glutathionylspermidine synthase family protein → MVEVRTLVDGPERALRNAGWDWMLGTDTVPYVVNDVVVIKEELANQYYDAANTLYDMLVEAGQYVVDNKIYKDLGIPENLIELIEISWNDDRHIHLYGRFDLAGGFENDQIKLIEFNADTATCIPETSVVQWAHLRMNGLDEAKQFNTLYETLVGQFQYLKDANPDLTPSILFSTMRDYPEDETNVAVLAAAASEAGFDTEFAFIDDVEFSNGDGIFFQDTTTGEFIRFDFWFKLVPWEYIGSDEPELAQMLTQIVKNRKAVILNPAYTLLFQSKYILKVLWDLYPYHPLLLQTERYALPHKQSVSKVLFGREGANVSILEKGGSVLETVEGEYGSQPRIYQEYFPFPADSEGRNYQAGVFFSGEACALGLRRGGNILDNTAQFIGHVIA
- a CDS encoding SDR family NAD(P)-dependent oxidoreductase, producing the protein MLNSNAQVAVVTGAASGLGLVIGHKLLNEGLTVALLDLDKEGLEAQYVGNNEQEKIIPLDVTDEQAVKESVNEIISRFGRIDILVNCVGITGITNVKSHEVSSENMRRVFDVNFMSAFYMSKAVIPHMLERKYGRILHIASIAGKEGNAGMLAYSASKAAIIGMTKVQGKEYAECGITINALAPAVIQTPLVDAMPPEQVRYMTDKIPMKRCGTLEEAANMAAFIVSPENSFTTGFTFDLTGGRATY